One genomic region from Populus nigra chromosome 8, ddPopNigr1.1, whole genome shotgun sequence encodes:
- the LOC133701722 gene encoding dihydrolipoyllysine-residue acetyltransferase component 2 of pyruvate dehydrogenase complex, mitochondrial-like, with the protein MAYASHLFKHSKKLRNHQHADLVRWLSNDSHLSGGKRNDAWAVMEKRRYSSAAANSTVMSFGASKKDVSRTFMKVGSPIAGPLFMKDFACSQVHWKRGFSSDSGLPPHQEIGMPSLSPTMTEGNIARWLKKEGDKISTGEVLCEVETDKATVEMECMEEGYLAKILKGDGSKEIKLGEVIAITVEDEEDIAKFKDYNPSASGSGATSANEASAPTPPASHKEEVEKPASLPEPKISKPSAAPDGDRTFASPLARKLAEDHNVPLSSIKGTGPDGHIVKADIEDYLASRGKEAPATKPVTKDTSAPALDYVDIPHSQIRKVTASRLLLSKQTIPHYYLTVDTCVDKLMGLRSQLNSIQETSGGKRISVNDLVIKAAALALRKVPQCNSSWTDSYIRQYNNVNINVAVQTDNGLYVPVIRDADKKGLSKIADEVKNLAQKAKENSLKPEDYEGGTFTVSNLGGPFGIKQFCAIINPPQSGILAIGSAEKRVIPGSGPDDFKFASLMSVTLSCDHRVIDGAVGAEWLKAFKGYIENPESMLL; encoded by the exons ATGGCGTATGCTTCTCACCTATTTAAGCACTCAAAAAAG TTACGAAATCACCAGCATGCCGATTTGGTGCGTTGGTTATCAAATGATTCTCACCTCTCCGGTGGTAAAAGAAACG ATGCTTGGGCAGTTATGGAAAAAAGGAGGTACTCTAGCGCTGCTGCTAATAGCACT GTAATGTCATTCGGTGCATCTAAGAAAGATGTTTCTAGGACGTTTATGAAAGTGGGAAGCCCAATTGCTGGACCACTATTTATGAAGGATTTTGCTTG TTCACAGGTACACTGGAAGAGAGGGTTTTCATCTGATTCAG GTCTTCCTCCACACCAAGAGATTGGAATGCCTTCTCTCTCACCCACAATGACAGAG gGTAATATAGCAAGGTGGTTGAAGAAGGAGGGTGACAAGATTTCTACCGGTGAAGTACTCTGTGAAGTCGAAACA GATAAAGCAACTGTTGAGATGGAATGTATGGAAGAAGGTTATCTTGCAAAGATATTGAAGGGAGATGggtcaaaagaaattaaacttgGCGAG GTAATTGCCATTACCGTTGAAGATGAGGAAGACATTGCAAAATTTAAGGATTACAATCCTTCAGCATCAGGAAGTGGTGCTACTTCTGCTAACGAGGCTTCTGCCCCCACCCCACCTGCTTCACACAAGGAGGAAGTTGAAAAACCAGCTAGTTTACCAGAACCAAAAATTTCCAAGCCCAGTGCAGCTCCTGATGGAGATCGCACTTTTGCCAGTCCTCTTGCAAGAAAATTGGCTGAAGATCATAAT GTACCCCTCTCAAGTATCAAAGGAACGGGTCCTGATGGCCATATTGTGAAGGCTGATATCGAAGATTACTTGG CTTCACGAGGAAAGGAAGCTCCAGCGACAAAGCCTGTCACCAAGGACACCTCAGCTCCTGCTTTAGATTATGTGGATATCCCTCATTCTCAAATAAGAAAG GTGACAGCTTCACGCTTGTTGTTATCAAAGCAAACTATTCCCCATTATTATTTAACAGTGGATACATGTGTCGACAAACTTATGGG TTTGCGGAGTCAACTCAATTCGATACAAGAGACTTCAGGTGGGAAGAGAATATCTGTAAATGATCTTGTAATCAAG GCTGCTGCTTTGGCTCTGAGGAAAGTTCCCCAGTGCAATAGTTCATGGACTGATAGCTATATTCGCCA GTATAATAATGTTAATATCAATGTAGCGGTACAGACAGATAATGGACTATATGTCCCAGTTATTAGG GATGCAGACAAGAAAGGTCTATCCAAAATTGCTGACGAGGTGAAGAATTTGGCCCAAAAAGCAAAAGAGAATAGCTTGAAACCAGAAGATTATGAG gGAGGCACATTTACTGTTTCCAACTTGGGAGGGCCCTTTGGCATCAAGCAATTTTGTGCGATCATTAATCCTCCTCAATCAGGCATTCTAGCAATTGGGTCTG CTGAGAAGAGGGTCATCCCTGGTTCTGGTCCTGATGATTTCAAATTTGCTTCCCTCATGTCTGTAACTCTAAGCTGTGATCATCGTGTTATAGATG GTGCAGTTGGTGCCGAATGGCTAAAAGCATTCAAAGGCTACATTGAGAATCCAGAGTCAATGTTGCTGTAG
- the LOC133701002 gene encoding mitochondrial import inner membrane translocase subunit TIM23-2-like: protein MSYSDSNSDRPSPATRLYNPYQDLHLPSQTLYHLPTSPEFLFTEESLRQRRSWGENLTFYTGSAYLTASLAGGGSGFFSALRSFEPTDTLKLKVNRILNSSGHSGRIWGNRVGIAGLIYAMMESGIVAVTDRDDVWSSVAAGLGTGAVCRAARGVRSAAVAGALGGLAAGAVVAGKQALKRYAMI, encoded by the coding sequence ATGTCCTACTCCGATAGTAATTCGGATCGACCCTCACCCGCTACCCGTCTCTACAACCCCTATCAGGATCTTCACCTTCCTTCCCAGACACTCTACCACCTTCCCACCTCGCCGGAATTCCTCTTTACCGAAGAATCTCTCCGCCAACGCCGCTCCTGGGGCGAAAACCTTACCTTCTACACTGGCTCCGCCTACCTCACCGCATCTCTTGCTGGCGGCGGCTCCGGGTTCTTCTCCGCCCTCCGATCCTTCGAGCCCACGGACACCCTCAAGCTCAAGGTCAATAGGATCCTCAACTCCTCTGGCCATTCGGGTCGGATCTGGGGCAACCGGGTCGGGATTGCGGGTTTGATTTACGCGATGATGGAGAGTGGCATCGTAGCGGTCACCGATAGGGATGATGTGTGGAGTAGCGTGGCAGCTGGGCTTGGAACTGGGGCGGTTTGTAGGGCGGCCAGAGGGGTTAGGTCAGCGGCAGTGGCAGGTGCTCTTGGTGGACTGGCTGCTGGTGCGGTGGTGGCTGGGAAGCAGGCGCTGAAGAGGTATGCAATGATTTGA
- the LOC133700968 gene encoding protein phosphatase 2C 16-like, producing MEEMSPALAMTLSLGNSMCDNSGIATHVEITRLKLVTGTASLLSDSGKVVSEESLSGGAESCSHAKNELNLTTMTTPDDGGDGETVLLNMLIENKNGSITSDAVIHETEEDEVLSVVEDSNGIIPKGILVLNAASEISLPKSVKMENTKIIAKAIIVESTNEVQVPTAKLLIGAVGPNAEISDGSDIKASAVLLKLPSEKNLIGGPTRSVFELDCIPLWGSVSICGRRSEMEDAVAAVPRFAKVPIKMLVGDRVVDGISESLTHLTSHFYGVYDGHGGAQVANYCRDRIHLALAEEFGNIKSNSNDGIIWGDQQLQWEKVFRSCFLKVDDEIGGKSIRGIIEGDGNASISSSEPIAPETVGSTAVVALVCSSHIIVANCGDSRAVLCRGKEPMALSVDHKPNREDEYARIEASGGKVIQWNGHRVFGVLAMSRSIGDRYLKPWIIPDPEVMFLPRVKDDECLILASDGLWDVITNEEACEVARRRILLWHKKNGVASLLERGKVIDPAAQAAADYLSMLALQKGSKDNISVIVVDLKGQRKFKSKS from the exons ATGGAAGAGATGTCTCCAGCACTTGCAATGACGCTTAGTTTAGGCAATTCAATGTGCGATAACTCAGGGATTGCAACCCATGTAGAAATTACACGGCTAAAGCTTGTAACAGGGACTGCAAGCTTGCTGTCTGATTCTGGAAAGGTGGTCTCCGAGGAGTCGCTTTCTGGGGGAGCTGAAAGTTGCAGTCATGCTAAGAATGAGCTGAACTTGACCACCATGACAACACCGGATGATGGTGGCGATGGAGAAACTGTTTTGCTGAATATGTTGATTGAGAATAAAAATGGTTCCATAACTAGTGATGCTGTGATCCATGAAActgaggaagatgaagttttgTCAGTGGTGGAAGACAGTAATGGAATTATCCCTAAGGGGATATTGGTATTGAATGCAGCATCCGAAATAAGCTTACCAAAGTCTGTTAAAATGGAAAATACCAAAATTATTGCTAAGGCTATTATTGTGGAGTCAACAAATGAGGTGCAGGTGCCTACGGCAAAACTCCTTATTGGAGCAGTCGGCCCAAATGCAGAAATCTCTGATGGATCTGACATAAAGGCATCGGCGGTGCTTCTTAAGTTGCCTAGTGAGAAGAATCTCATTGGAGGACCTACCCGGAGTGTTTTTGAACTTGATTGCATTCCTCTTTGGGGTTCTGTATCTATATGTGGAAGAAGATCAGAAATGGAAGATGCTGTTGCAGCTGTTCCCCGATTTGCAAAAGTTCCTATCAAGATGCTCGTTGGTGATCGTGTTGTTGATGGCATCAGTGAGAGTTTGACACACCTAACTAGTCatttttatggtgtttatgATGGCCATGGGGGAGCACAG GTTGCTAATTATTGTCGTGACCGAATCCATTTGGCCTTGGCTGAAGAGTTTGGAAACATTAAAAGCAATTCAAATGATGGGATTATCTGGGGAGATCAACAGCTGCAATGGGAGAAAGTTTTCAGGAGCTGCTTTCTTAAGGTTGATGATGAGATTGGAGGAAAGAGCATTAGAGGCATCATTGAAGGTGATGGAAATGCTTCTATTTCCAGTTCTGAGCCCATAGCGCCAGAAACAGTTGGATCTACAGCTGTAGTTGCCTTGGTCTGCTCATCCCACATCATAGTTGCAAACTGTGGAGATTCAAGGGCAGTACTTTGTCGTGGAAAAGAACCAATGGCATTATCAGTGGATCACAAG CCAAACAGGGAAGATGAATATGCAAGGATTGAGGCATCTGGAGGCAAGGTGATACAGTGGAATGGACATCGTGTCTTTGGTGTTCTTGCAATGTCGAGGTCGATTG GTGATAGATATTTAAAACCATGGATAATTCCCGATCCAGAAGTCATGTTTCTTCCTCGTGTGAAAGATGATGAATGCCTCATTTTAGCGAGTGATGGGTTATGGGATGTTATTACAAATGAGGAAGCCTGTGAAGTGGCTCGAAGGCGGATTCTGCTATGGCACAAAAAGAATGGGGTTGCTTCTCTTCTTGAAAGGGGCAAGGTTATAGATCCCGCTGCCCAAGCAGCAGCTGATTACCTTTCGATGCTTGCCCTCCAGAAGGGAAGCAAGGATAATATCTCTGTGATTGTGGTGGACTTGAAAGGTCAAAGGAAGTTCAAGAGCAAATCTTAA